In Leucobacter sp. CX169, a single genomic region encodes these proteins:
- the nucS gene encoding endonuclease NucS, with product MRIVVADCSVDYAGRLSAHLPRATRVLMLKGDGSILIHSDGGSYKPLNWMSPPCSLAPIEPSDEQVAAGVTEMWRVVHAKTADQLIVSIFGIMQDTSHDLGIDPGLIKDGVEAHLQELMAAQIEVLGEGHTLVRREYMTAIGPVDILARDEQGVSVAVEIKRRGEIDGVEQLTRYLELMNRDPRLAPVQGVFAAQEIKPQARTLAEDRGIRCVVLDYDAMRGLEDVNALF from the coding sequence GTGCGTATCGTTGTTGCAGACTGTTCCGTTGACTACGCGGGTCGACTCTCCGCGCACCTGCCGCGGGCGACTCGCGTGCTCATGCTCAAGGGCGATGGCAGCATCCTCATCCACTCCGACGGCGGCTCGTACAAGCCGCTGAACTGGATGAGCCCGCCCTGCTCGCTCGCTCCGATCGAGCCGAGCGACGAGCAGGTCGCGGCCGGCGTGACCGAGATGTGGCGCGTCGTCCACGCGAAGACCGCCGACCAACTGATCGTGTCGATCTTCGGCATCATGCAAGACACGAGTCACGACCTGGGCATCGATCCTGGCCTCATCAAGGACGGCGTCGAGGCGCACCTGCAGGAGCTCATGGCGGCGCAGATCGAGGTGCTCGGCGAGGGACACACGCTCGTGCGCCGGGAGTACATGACCGCGATCGGCCCGGTCGACATCCTGGCCCGCGACGAGCAGGGTGTCTCGGTCGCGGTCGAGATCAAGCGACGCGGCGAGATCGACGGCGTCGAGCAGCTCACCCGCTACCTCGAGCTCATGAACCGCGACCCGCGCCTCGCGCCCGTACAGGGCGTCTTCGCGGCGCAGGAGATCAAGCCGCAGGCCCGCACGCTCGCCGAAGACCGCGGCATC